One Natator depressus isolate rNatDep1 chromosome 6, rNatDep2.hap1, whole genome shotgun sequence DNA window includes the following coding sequences:
- the APLNR gene encoding apelin receptor — translation MEEQLDWAAYDENQTGDCEYEEWSPSLVLLPTIYLLVFLLGTTGNGLVLWTIFRGGQEKRRSADTFIANLAMADLTFVVTLPLWAAYAWLGYHWPFGSFTCKLSSYLIFVNMHASVFCLMGLSIDRYLAIVRPMANAKLRWRASGLVATIALWALAAILALPAMILRQAAVLLGETKVTCYMDYSGLVANGTEGAWEVGLGLSSTMLGFVVPFVVMLTCYFFIARTIADHFRKERSEELRKRKRLLSIIIVLVATFALCWLPYHLVKTIYVLMDLEVMPWSCGFHAFLSNLHPYCTCVAYINSCLNPFLYAFFDPRFRQACAAVLCCSRGRWPGSGKDKSASYSSSHSQNLQGKGGELPREKLGPGRQETLLRG, via the coding sequence ATGGAGGAGCAGCTGGATTGGGCGGCCTATGATGAGAACCAGACGGGAGACTGTGAGTATGAGGAATGGAGTCCGTCCCTGGTGCTCCTCCCCACCATCTATCTGCTGGTTTTCCTGCTGGGCACAACAGGCAACGGCTTGGTGCTGTGGACCATCTTCCGGGGAGGGCAGGAGAAGCGGCGCTCAGCCGACACCTTCATCGCCAACCTAGCCATGGCTGATCTGACCTTTGTAGTGACCCTGCCACTTTGGGCTGCCTATGCCTGGCTGGGCTACCACTGGCCTTTTGGCTCCTTCACCTGTAAGCTCAGCAGCTACCTGATCTTTGTCAACATGCACGCCAGCGTCTTCTGCCTGATGGGCCTCAGCATTGATCGCTACTTGGCCATTGTGCGGCCAATGGCTAATGCTAAGCTGAGGTGGAGGGCCAGTGGGCTGGTGGCCACCATTGCCCTCTGGGCCTTGGCGGCCATTTTGGCCTTGCCAGCCATGATCCTCCGGCAGGCAGCAGTGCTATTGGGAGAAACCAAGGTGACGTGCTACATGGACTACTCGGGCTTGGTGGCCAATGGGACCGAGGGGGcatgggaggtggggctgggcctgTCCTCCACCATGCTGGGCTTTGTGGTCCCCTTTGTCGTCATGCTGACCTGCTACTTCTTCATCGCCCGCACCATCGCTGACCACTTCCGGAAGGAGCGCAGCgaggagctgaggaagaggaAGCGGCTGCTGAGCATCATCATCGTGCTGGTGGCCACCTTTGCCCTCTGTTGGCTACCCTACCACCTGGTGAAGACCATCTACGTGCTGATGGACCTGGAGGTGATGCCCTGGTCCTGCGGCTTCCATGCCTTCCTCAGTAACTTGCACCCCTACTGCACCTGTGTGGCCTACATCAACAGCTGCCTTAACCCCTTCCTGTATGCCTTCTTTGACCCTCGTTTCCGGCAGGCCTGTGCTGCTGTCCTGTgctgcagcagggggcgctggccAGGGTCCGGCAAGGACAAGTCAGCCAGCTACTCCTCCAGCCACAGTCAGAACCtgcaggggaagggtggggagctgccacgGGAGAAACTGGGTCCAGGCAGGCAGGAGACTCTGCTCCGAGGCTAA